A region from the Linepithema humile isolate Giens D197 chromosome 1, Lhum_UNIL_v1.0, whole genome shotgun sequence genome encodes:
- the Su(H) gene encoding suppressor of hairless protein encodes MPHQFGLPTMAHGMQSPPSPTSVMSVYPRFGSGIYRPDHQDQRLTREAMERYLRDRSDMVIVILHAKVAQKSYGNEKRFFCPPPCIYLFGDGWRMRQEQMLREGESEQSAQLCAFIGIGNSDQDMQQLDLNNGKQYCAAKTLYISDSDKRKHFMLSVKMFYGSGHDIGVFHSKRIKVISKPSKKKQSLKNADLCIASGTKVALFNRLRSQTVSTRYLHVENGNFHASSTQWGAFTIHLLDDNESESEEFQVRDGYVHYGSTVKLVCSVTGMALPRLVIRKVDKQMASLEADDPVSQLHKCAFYMKDTDHMYLCLSQERIIQFQATPCPKEANKEMINDGACWTIISTDKAEYQFFEGMGPVRSPVTPVPLVHSLHLNGGGDVAMLELTGDNFTPNLQVWFGDVEAETMYRCQESMLCVVPDISLFRGEWLWVRQPTQVPVSLVRNDGIIYATGLTFTYTPEPGPRPHCPPADEIMRAPRAMHNQASIPSAAMSADVPWNTHGQPPQSGL; translated from the coding sequence ATGCCACACCAGTTTGGACTGCCCACGATGGCGCATGGCATGCAATCCCCGCCTTCGCCGACCTCGGTCATGTCTGTGTATCCGCGCTTCGGCTCCGGTATTTACAGGCCCGATCATCAGGACCAGCGGTTGACCCGCGAGGCGATGGAGCGTTACCTGCGCGACCGCAGCGACATGGTGATTGTGATCCTGCACGCCAAGGTCGCGCAAAAGTCGTACGGCAACGAAAAGCGATTCTTCTGTCCGCCGCCGTGCATCTACCTCTTCGGCGACGGCTGGCGGATGCGTCAGGAACAGATGCTGCGCGAGGGCGAGAGCGAGCAGAGCGCTCAACTGTGCGCTTTCATCGGCATCGGCAACTCGGATCAGGACATGCAGCAGCTGGACCTGAATAACGGCAAGCAATACTGCGCGGCCAAGACTCTCTATATCTCCGACTCGGACAAACGCAAGCACTTTATGCTCTCCGTCAAGATGTTCTACGGCAGCGGCCACGACATCGGCGTGTTTCACAGCAAGCGTATCAAGGTGATCTCGAAGCCGTCCAAGAAGAAACAGTCCTTGAAGAACGCGGATCTGTGCATCGCCAGCGGCACGAAAGTGGCGCTCTTCAATCGACTGCGCTCGCAGACGGTCAGTACGCGCTACCTCCACGTAGAGAACGGCAATTTTCACGCGAGCTCGACGCAATGGGGCGCCTTCACCATTCATCTCCTCGACGACAACGAGAGCGAGTCGGAGGAATTTCAAGTGCGTGACGGCTACGTGCACTACGGCAGCACCGTGAAGCTGGTGTGCTCCGTCACGGGGATGGCGCTACCGCGGTTGGTCATCCGTAAAGTGGACAAACAGATGGCCAGTCTCGAGGCGGACGATCCCGTCTCGCAGTTGCACAAGTGCGCCTTCTACATGAAGGACACGGATCACATGTACCTGTGCCTGTCGCAGGAACGTATAATACAATTTCAGGCTACGCCCTGTCCGAAGGAGGCCAACAAGGAGATGATCAATGACGGCGCCTGCTGGACGATCATCAGCACCGACAAGGCCGAGTATCAGTTCTTCGAAGGCATGGGTCCGGTACGATCACCGGTGACACCTGTGCCGCTAGTCCACAGTCTGCATCTCAATGGCGGCGGCGATGTGGCGATGCTCGAGCTGACAGGCGACAATTTTACGCCGAACCTGCAAGTCTGGTTTGGCGACGTAGAGGCCGAGACGATGTACAGGTGCCAGGAGAGTATGCTCTGCGTTGTGCCCGACATTTCGCTGTTCCGCGGCGAGTGGCTGTGGGTGCGACAGCCGACGCAGGTGCCGGTTTCCCTCGTGCGCAACGACGGCATCATCTACGCGACTGGATTGACCTTCACGTATACGCCCGAGCCGGGGCCGCGTCCGCACTGTCCGCCAGCTGACGAGATTATGCGGGCGCCGCGTGCTATGCACAATCAGGCCAGCATACCGTCCGCTGCCATGTCCGCCGACGTGCCGTGGAATACTCACGGACAACCGCCACAGTCGGGTCTCTGA